One Lytechinus variegatus isolate NC3 chromosome 11, Lvar_3.0, whole genome shotgun sequence DNA segment encodes these proteins:
- the LOC121423996 gene encoding NADH dehydrogenase [ubiquinone] 1 beta subcomplex subunit 6-like — translation MANPIRSLSRPDKRPPAGSKPALPEWAKGDYVLEKWVGEERQRRRNWLRDQELHPSEPRPEWRPQNPFLERLREPFRQLLNPIDKLTGHRLRSVLWKGGFYFKWFVLPVWVTHYVVKYHLAAKPGYIVTAKRAEFPENPLHSEGGGHH, via the exons ATGGCGAATCCCATCAGATCGCTCTCTCGACCCGATAAACGGCCTCCGGCTGGCTCTAAACCTGCTCTTCCAGAGTGGGCTAAAGGGGACTATGTTCTAGAAAAATGGGTTGGAGAAGAAAGGCAACGTAGGAGGAATTGGCTGAGGGATCAAGAGCTTCATCCAAGCGAACCAAGGCCCGAATGGAGGCCGCAGAATCCTTTCCTTGAGCGACTTCGAGAACCGTTTCGACAGTTGCTAAACCCCATCGACAAGTTGACC GGTCATAGGTTACGTTCCGTCCTGTGGAAGGGTGGATTCTACTTCAAGTGGTTTGTTCTTCCTGTCTGGGTCACCCATTATGTAGTCAAATACCATTTAGCA GCAAAACCTGGATATATTGTCACAGCAAAGCGAGCTGAATTCCCTGAAAACCCTTTG CACTCAGAGGGAGGTGGACATCATTGA
- the LOC121423766 gene encoding E3 ubiquitin-protein ligase Topors-like: MDGANVQRGLQKALNESSSKGISNEAELAPTDSDASSRSGSPDQCCSICLGKFKDKSFSDGCFHRFCFQCIREWAKVKSTCPLCKTPFKSIIHNVVSSDVYDQYMLPPTENGSLELDHNGARFRYHTTLANNRRSAWETRMDQLFSRQARLAERIHRENEARQRRQLIYAAGLRVHHIAANRFTRFRDTSPQFFRENQAVTHRLIPWLRRDLGVLFNGNDQHVRFMTQYILSLLPNVDIQSEEFHNHLRPFLYGRTEHFIHEFTSFARSPHDMDTYDQMAQYDFRPENPQFTATLRPQHPLVAQENSSSEESENNHSNNEVIVISDDDDSESNLLVLPGGSSQSASLGHHLPGPSSSTSVTGPSASYNLADTHNPEPPASRDLDQPGPSGVTLSGSLQIKQEQDSASARKKSDDGEDSSGSVEIVGYQKPFHLRTPIAFITISDDSSDDQQEKGTKGKLSRNKERSAPKRNHIEEKAGGKRKQKTKHTRSLHASSRAGTWSTDSDESYYNRSRHDGYYKRRRDTVDDRDGPSTSHYDSRYKSSSKRRRSRSPNELFRKAREEESKWSLYYETRHDDFSNSRYRRSRSRSRSRSTHSKRYGEDGKSLDNSRNHPRPLRDERRWRRSRSRSRSRSREWSRNRSRYYRDEDYRRSRSRSRGRSMDFFSDDSKFSSRYGSRYGSTSSTFSRLSHQDSHAPHSSKKDNSSATHVGTSKASRSPVLKHRLDDDHSSKEGDSHVSKRHKHKQKHHKKKSSKHKHKRSRDKDCKSRKKDKRSRHHSSSSHVRKSQDEKEKAIVESISDSTVEDKHKANDRTSQSRIRTMHSSHGENQNITLQDLLNMDESMTFDPSPAAGNSDKGNGSML; encoded by the coding sequence ATGGATGGAGCCAACGTGCAGAGAGGTCTGCAGAAAGCCTTGAATGAATCTTCCTCCAAAGGCATCAGCAATGAGGCAGAGCTTGCTCCAACTGACAGTGATGCATCATCCCGATCAGGTTCACCTGACCAATGCTGCTCTATTTGCCTTGGAAAATTCAAAGACAAATCCTTTTCCGATGGCTGCTTTCATCGGTTCTGTTTCCAGTGTATTCGAGAATGGGCCAAGGTGAAGTCAACCTGCCCTCTATGCAAAACTCCTTTCAAATCCATCATTCACAATGTAGTTTCAAGTGATGTCTATGACCAGTACATGCTACCACCCACAGAAAATGGATCTTTGGAATTGGATCATAATGGTGCTCGTTTTCGCTACCATACCACCTTAGCAAATAACAGAAGGTCTGCATGGGAGACCAGGATGGATCAACTCTTTAGTCGTCAGGCCAGGTTGGCAGAGCGGATCCACCGTGAAAATGAGGCCCGCCAGCGCCGCCAACTGATCTACGCCGCTGGCTTGCGGGTTCATCATATCGCAGCTAATAGGTTCACAAGGTTCAGGGACACTTCTCCACAGTTTTTCCGTGAGAACCAGGCTGTAACACATCGTCTTATCCCATGGCTTAGGAGAGACCTTGGTGTACTTTTCAATGGGAATGACCAACATGTCAGGTTCATGACCCAGTACATTCTATCACTGCTTCCAAACGTTGACATTCAATCAGAGGAATTCCACAACCACTTGAGGCCATTCCTCTATGGACGCACTGAACACTTCATTCACGAATTCACCAGCTTTGCAAGATCACCTCATGACATGGACACCTATGACCAGATGGCCCAATATGACTTTCGTCCTGAGAATCCTCAATTCACTGCCACACTCCGACCTCAGCATCCCCTTGTAGCACAAGAGAATAGTAGTAGTGAGGAGAGCGAGAACAACCATTCCAATAACGAAGTAATTGTCATTtcagatgatgatgacagtgagaGCAATCTGTTGGTCCTACCTGGTGGAAGTTCACAATCTGCCTCTCTTGGTCATCACTTACCTGGGCCATCTTCTTCTACAAGTGTGACTGGTCCATCTGCAAGTTATAACCTTGCAGATACCCATAACCCTGAGCCACCTGCAAGCCGAGACCTTGATCAACCTGGCCCTTCTGGTGTTACTCTTTCAGGAAGTCTGCAAATCAAGCAAGAGCAAGACAGTGCCAGTGCCAGGAAAAAGTCTGACGATGGTGAGGACAGTAGTGGTAGTGTGGAGATTGTTGGTTATCAAAAACCATTCCATCTGCGCACTCCTATTGCTTTCATAACTATATCTGATGATTCATCAGATGATCAACAGGAAAAAGGAACAAAAGGAAAGCTAAGTAGAAACAAGGAAAGGTCTGCACCCAAAAGAAACCACATAGAAGAGAAAGCCGGTGGAAAGAGGAAACAGAAGACAAAGCATACCAGGAGCTTGCATGCTTCAAGTAGAGCTGGTACCTGGTCAACAGATTCAGATGAAAGTTACTACAACAGATCCAGACATGATGGCTACTACAAAAGACGCAGAGATACTGTTGATGACAGAGATGGCCCTTCTACATCGCACTATGATTCTCGGTACAAATCTTCATCGAAGCGCCGGCGTTCCCGCAGTCCAAATGAGCTTTTCCGTAAAGCAAGAGAAGAGGAAAGCAAGTGGAGTCTGTACTATGAGACTAGACATGATGATTTTTCTAACTCGAGATACCGACGATCAAGATCAAGATCCAGGTCTCGTTCAACACACTCAAAAAGGTATGGAGAAGACGGCAAATCACTAGACAATTCCAGAAACCATCCTAGACCTTTGCGAGATGAAAGAAGATGGCGACGAAGCAGGAGCAGGAGTAGGAGTAGATCAAGAGAGTGGTCCAGGAACAGATCAAGATATTACAGAGATGAAGACTATAGAAGAAGCAGAAGTAGGAGTAGAGGGCGTTCCATGGATTTCTTCAGTGATGACAGCAAATTCAGTTCACGATATGGCAGTCGTTATGGCAGTACTTCTAGCACCTTCAGCAGACTTTCACACCAAGACAGTCACGCTCCACATTCATCAAAGAAAGACAATTCTAGTGCCACTCATGTGGGTACCTCTAAAGCTTCAAGATCACCTGTGCTTAAGCATAGGCTGGATGATGATCATTCAAGCAAAGAAGGAGATTCGCATGTAAGCAAAAGACACAAGCACAAACAAAAGCACCACAAGAAGAAAAGCTCCAAACACAAGCACAAGAGAAGTCGAGACAAGGATTGTAAAAGTAGAAAGAAAGACAAGCGCAGTCGGCACCATAGCAGTAGTAGCCATGTCAGGAAGTCTCAGGATGAGAAAGAGAAAGCAATCGTTGAAAGCATATCTGACAGTACTGTAGAAGACAAGCATAAGGCAAATGACAGAACCTCACAGAGCAGGATAAGGACTATGCATAGCAGTCATGGTGAAAATCAGAATATCACTTTACAGGATTTATTAAACATGGACGAAAGCATGACATTTGACCCATCCCCAGCAGCAGGAAATTCTGATAAAGGAAATGGATCCATGctatga